The Algiphilus sp. DNA segment GTCTGCATATCCTGCCCGGTGCCGGGCACAGCCATTTTCTCTTCCCGTCGCGCGCCGGGCTGTTCCGGCGGCTGGCGCACTGGGCCACCCGCGTGGCGGCGCCGGAAGCGACGACCGCACCAGGAGTCATCAGCACGTCATGAGCATCACCCTCAAAGCCGGTACCCGCGTCAAGAGCGCGGTCTGCGACACCCAGGTCATGGTCATCAAGGCGCCTGCCGCCGAGTACGACCTGCAGTGCGGCGGCCAGCCCATGGTGGCCCCCGACGGCGCCGCGTCCGACCAGGCCATCGACCCGCAGCTGTCGGGCGGCACCCTGATGGGCAAGCGCTACGTCAATGCCGACGAGAGCATCGAGCTGCTGTGCACCAAGGGCGGCCAGGGCAGTCTGGTCCTCGACGGCACGCCGCTGGAGGTCAAGCAGGCCAAGCAGCTTCCGTCCTCGGACTGATCCGCCCCCGACCATGAACATCAGCATGCTGCTCGACATGAGCGCCGAGGCCTTCGGCGATCGTGTCGCCATCGCCTACGAGGGAAGCACGATCGACTACGCCGAGCTGCGCCGCCGCGCGCTGGCCGCGTCGCAGATCGTGCGCGACAGCGGCGCCGAGCATCTGGCGCTGCTCGACGTCAACAGCCCGGCCACGGCGGTGGCGCTGTTCGGGGCCGCCCACGCCGCGGTGCCCTACGTGCCGCTCAACTACCGGCTGACCGACGACGAGCTGGCCGAGCTGGTGGAGCGCATCGCGCCGGCCCTGGTGGTGGTGGGTCCGGAGGCGGAGGGACGGCTGCCCGAGCGCGCCGGCCTCACCGTGATCCGGCGCAAGGACTTCCTGCGCGCAACCGACGGCGCCGGCGAGGGCGTGTCGCACGCCGCCGAGGACCCGTCGGCGATCGCCGTTCAGCTGTTCACCAGCGGCACCACCGGCAAGCCCAAGGCGGCCGTGCTACGCCACGAGAATCTCAGCGCCTACATCATCGGCACCGTCGAGTTCGGCGCCGCCGGCGAGGACGAGGCCAATCTGGTCAGCGTGCCGCCGTACCATATCGCCGGCATCTCGGCGATCCTCAGCTCTACCTACGCCTGCCGCCGCATGGCCATGATCGGCGCGTTCGAGCCGGTCGCCTGGGTGACGGCCTGCCGCGAGCAGAACGCCACCAACTGCTTCATCGTGCCCACCATGCTGAGTCGCATCATTGATCGGCTCGAGGCCGAGGGCGGCGCCGGCCTGCCCAGCCTGCGGGCGGTGGCGTACGGCGGCGGGCGCATGC contains these protein-coding regions:
- a CDS encoding class I adenylate-forming enzyme family protein, with product MNISMLLDMSAEAFGDRVAIAYEGSTIDYAELRRRALAASQIVRDSGAEHLALLDVNSPATAVALFGAAHAAVPYVPLNYRLTDDELAELVERIAPALVVVGPEAEGRLPERAGLTVIRRKDFLRATDGAGEGVSHAAEDPSAIAVQLFTSGTTGKPKAAVLRHENLSAYIIGTVEFGAAGEDEANLVSVPPYHIAGISAILSSTYACRRMAMIGAFEPVAWVTACREQNATNCFIVPTMLSRIIDRLEAEGGAGLPSLRAVAYGGGRMPQQTIERAMQLLPQVDFTNAYGLTETSSTVAVLGPDDHRLAMASDDPKVRRRLASAGQPTGAVEIQVRDDADRVLGPEEAGLVFVRGPQVSGEYLSLGSQLDADGWFPTKDRGYLDADGYLYLDGREDDVIVRGGENISPGEIEDVLLAHPAVADVAVVAVPDEQWGEGVGAAVVLEAGQSVSAEALQALVREHLRSSRVPQVIVFRDALPYNEMGKVLRRIIRGELAEAVAA